From Penicillium psychrofluorescens genome assembly, chromosome: 1, one genomic window encodes:
- a CDS encoding uncharacterized protein (ID:PFLUO_000756-T1.cds;~source:funannotate) produces MNRSLLRAATRSFARPSTAARRYASSGVFNWEDPLAAAELFTEEELAIQDTARQYCQDRLMPRVLEAYRKEDYDRRILEEMGELGLLGASIEGYGCAGASTVASGLINKEVERVDSGYRSGMSVQSSLAMTGIYEFGTEEQKQRWLPDLAKGKLSGCFGLTEPNHGSDPGSMETVAREHPTQKGMYLLSGSKTWITNSPICDLALVWAKLESTGKIKGFIVERERCPPGTFETPVLKNKNGLRASITGMIQMDGCPVPAENMFPDVEGLTGPFTCLNSARLGIAFGSMGALEDCIARAREYSLERKQFKGNPLAKYQLVQKKLADAATDAAYGTLAATQVARLKDAGKATPEMISMIKRQNCDRALTGSRILQEIFGGNAASDEYHIGRHVSNLFVVQTYEGQSDIHGLILGRAITGVQAFV; encoded by the exons ATGAATCGGTCCCTTCTCCGCGCAGCCACGCGCTCGTTCGCTCGCCCCTCTACCGCCGCCCGGCGGTATGCCTCGTCCGGCGTGTTCAACTGGGAGGATCCGCTGGCGGCTGCCGAGCTGTtcaccgaggaggagctaGCGATCCAAGACACAGCACGGCAATACTGCCAGGACCGGCTGATGCCACGGGTGCTGG AGGCCTACCGCAAAGAAGACTACGACCGCCGGATCCTCGAAGAAATGGGCGAGCTGGGCCTACTGGGCGCCTCGATCGAGGGATACGGCTGCGCGGGCGCCAGCACCGTGGCCTCGGGGCTGATCAATAAGGAAGTCGAGCGCGTCGACTCCGGATACCGGTCGGGCATGTCGGTGCAGAGCTCGCTGGCCATGACGGGCATCTACGAGTTCGGcacggaggagcagaagcagcGCTGGCTGCCTGATCTGGCCAAGGGGAAGCTTTCCGGCTGCTTTGGGTTGACGGAGCCGAATCACGGCTCGGATCCCGGGTCCATGGAGACCGTCGCGCGCGAGCACCCGACCCAGAAGGGCATGTACCTCCTGTCCGGGAGCAAGACCTGGATCACCAACTCGCCGATCTGTGATCTGGCCCTCGTCTGGGCGAAGCTCGAGTCCACGGGGAAGATCAAGGGGTTTATTGTTGAGCGCGAGCGCTGCCCGCCCGGCACGTTTGAGACGCCGGTGCTCAAGAATAAGAATGGGCTGCGCGCGTCGATCACCGGTATGATCCAGATGGATGGCTGCCCCGTTCCTGCGGAGAACATGTTCCCGGATGTCGAGGGCCTCACGGGTCCCTTCACCTGTCTGAACAGCGCGCGGCTGGGAATTGCCTTTGGCAGCATGGGCGCCCTGGAGGACTGCATTGCGCGCGCGCGCGAGTACAGTCTCGAACGCAAGCAGTTCAAGGGCAACCCGCTGGCCAAGTACCAACTCGTCCAGAAGAAGCTGGCAGACGCAGCGACAGATGCCGCGTATGGCACCCTTGCGGCGACGCAGGTGGCCCGGCTAAAGGACGCGGGCAAGGCCACTCCCGAGATGATCTCCATGATTAAGCGCCAGAACTGTGACCGCGCGCTGACCGGCTCGCGAAT TCTCCAAGAAATCTTCGGCGGCAATGCGGCCAGCGACGAATACCACATCGGCCGCCATGTGTCCAACCTGTTTGTGGTGCAGACGTACGAGGGCCAGAGCGATATCCACG GTTTGATCCTGGGCCGTGCCATTACTGGCGTGCAGGCCTTTGTTTGA
- a CDS encoding uncharacterized protein (ID:PFLUO_000755-T1.cds;~source:funannotate), with amino-acid sequence MKRNRIQFEASGDASSASPPAAAFTPSDDRQSAQHVPKISRRIRACTECKRHKVRCDMKAGESTCSRCRRMKLECVVNKSLQTLLEDEAEWKTMIELAMTDLLRKAHMPELSYYQSGGGLTETPKKRGRKESTVSTDDAGLAYSKTESAESVKPTESRHSDNTFSQQQSQYSLDREEAGATSLVTAPMGSLYEVTQLSENRESSPGEQYAPDQAIVTDFISRGVVDLPEAEELFYHFDQVLNRYLWDGALLPHENLTSVRRSSSMLSAAILAVTALHMPTKERTFDTCYTEFAKLASESMLGHHHTMDDIRALCIGAFWLADVSWKLSGYAVRIATERNLHQCYRKAAQGSPEHKEQARLWYILYTLEHHFSIAYGRPPIIHEDPSITHHHTFTQSPSVTQGDLRLHSQVDLFIVLTRIYFAFGPDVDLEVPESDFPKIDDLDADLGGWQTAWLPRLAGSRHVGAYPYKAIYMHYHFSRLQLYSVALRTYHSSTSARIMSPDRRKRANVAVESAIATLQVVLDERDIQRALVGVPLYLHSMITFAAVFLLKIAAKVCSNGNIPGSQGQQNSIASAGLMVDVSYVRALVGRTVEMMVSVSQRASERHMSHHIARGLRKMLTGLEEWEKRHTGTQPAHASPSLFKPVVIPGAQTLGERDTILNHPPPLLGVAPLSAERGGSNGFEPATVQGKPQSGLSEGSMDPMMADLWGFDEDYFPTGVFDFLQSQMPA; translated from the exons ATGAAGCGGAATCGCATTCAGTTCGAGGCCAGTGGTGATGCCTCGTCTGCGTCTccgcccgccgccgccttcacCCCGTCCGACGACCGCCAATCCGCCCAGCATGTCCCGAAGATTTCGCGGAGGATCCGGGCCTGCACCGAGTGCAAGCGACATAAGGTCCGGTGCGACATGAAGGCAGGTGAGTCTACGTGCTCGCGGTGTCGGCGAATGAAGCTGGAATGTGTCGTAAACAAGAGtctccagaccctgctggAGGATGAAGCAGA GTGGAAGACCATGATTGAGCTGGCAATGACGGACCTGCTTAGGAAGGCTCACATGCCGGAACTATCGTACTATCAATCCGGCGGTGGATTGACCGAGACGCCGAAGAAACGGGGCCGCAAAGAGTCAACGGTGTCGACCGACGACGCGGGTCTTGCCTACAGCAAGACCGAGTCTGCGGAGTCCGTCAAACCAACCGAATCGCGGCACTCGGATAATACGTTTTCGCAACAGCAGTCGCAATACTCTCTGGATCGCGAAGAAGCGGGGGCGACATCACTGGTCACGGCCCCGATGGGGAGTCTGTATGAGGTGACGCAGCTGAGTGAGAACCGGGAGAGTTCACCTGGAGAGCAATATGCGCCGGACCAAGCCATTGTGACGGATTTCATCTCGCGCGGAGTGGTGGATCTGCCAGAAGCGGAGGAACTGTTCTACCACTTCGATCAGGTGCTCAATCGGTACTTGTGGGATGGGGCATTACTACCTCATGAAAATCTCACGTCTGTCCGGCGGTCCTCATCCATGCTCTCGGCGGCCATTCTGGCGGTGACCGCGCTTCACATGCCGACCAAGGAGCGCACGTTCGACACATGCTACACCGAGTTTGCAAAACTAGCATCCGAATCAATGCTCGGCCACCACCATACTATGGACGACATACGCGCGTTATGTATTGGGGCGTTTTGGCTGGCGGATGTCAGCTGGAAGCTGTCTGGATACGCGGTACGCATTGCTACTGAACGGAATCTACACCAGTGCTATCGCAAAGCGGCGCAAGGGTCTCCAGAACATAAGGAGCAAGCCAGGCTATGGTACATTCTTTAC ACTCTGGAGCACCACTTCTCTATCGCGTATGGGCGACCACCGATCATCCATGAGGACCCGAGCATTACCCATCATCACACCTTCACACAATCGCCGTCGGTGACGCAGGGCGATCTCCGACTACATAGCCAAGTAGACCTGTTCATCGTTCTCACCCGGATATACTTTGCGTTTGGTCCCGATGTCGATTTGGAAGTTCCCGAGTCCGATTTTCCCAAGATTGATGACCTCGACGCTGACCTGGGGGGTTGGCAAACGGCGTGGCTTCCTCGACTTG CGGGGAGTCGACACGTCGGAGCATACCCCTACAAAGCCATTTACATGCACTACCACTTCTCTCGACTACAGCTGTACTCGGTTGCTCTGCGAACGTATCACTCATCCACCTCTGCACGAATCATGTCTCCGGATCGCAGAAAGCGTGCCAACGTCGCAGTAGAATCGGCCATCGCCACGCTCCAGGTCGTCCTGGATGAGCGGGACATCCAGCGCGCGCTGGTCGGGGTGCCACTGTATCTGCACAGCATGATCACCTTTGCCGCAGTCTTCCTCCTAAAAATCGCCGCCAAGGTGTGCTCGAACGGGAACATTCCCGGGAGCCAAGGTCAACAGAACTCCATCGCGTCGGCCGGGCTAATGGTCGACGTGAGCTACGTCCGAGCCCTCGTGGGACGCAcggtcgagatgatggtctCCGTCAGCCAGCGGGCGAGCGAGCGGCATATGAGCCATCACATCGCGCGCGGACTGCGCAAGATGCTGACGGGGCTGGAAGAGTGGGAGAAGCGCCACACCGGTACACAACCTGCCCATGCGTCACCCTCGCTCTTCAAGCCCGTTGTTATCCCCGGTGCCCAGACTCTTGGTGAGCGCGACACCATTCTgaaccacccaccaccactactcGGCGTGGCTCCGCTATCCGCAGAGCGTGGCGGGAGCAATGGCTTTGAACCGGCCACGGTCCAGGGCAAGCCGCAGTCCGGTCTGTCGGAGGGCTCGATGGATCCGATGATGGCAGATCTATGGGGGTTTGACGAAGATTACTTCCCCACGGGGGTGTTTGATTTTTTGCAAAGCCAGATGCCGGCATGA
- a CDS encoding uncharacterized protein (ID:PFLUO_000757-T1.cds;~source:funannotate), translated as MSSPSRLGVGIIGAGEVFQVCHGPCLLLLSHLFKIESICDLSAKTVDHCAAKFFVPHKTTTPQEVIDHPNVEVVFILTSDDSHAPLALASLKAGKNVFIEKPVSLSLPSVQSIIDAEKDAPGGARVFVGYMRRYAPSYLQAFKREIATIPKILYARVRDFSGPNAQFVNQSGTFQVKNADHPPSATKERNTRLAALFAEAFPNQEITDEMKRYCCFLGSLGSHDISLMRETLGFPEKVDGVSVNDPFYSAIMTFRNQDGSTYSTTYESGIDEIPIFDAHIAVYGAKKRVTIKYDSPYVKGLPIYVEVEELNEQGEIQRRTMVSSYEDAYTAELQELHEAFAHGKTIKTTVEDAKQDLQIYDMMYKRWGVN; from the exons ATGTCTTCACCTAGCAGGTTGGGAGTAGGGATCATCGGGGCCGGT GAGGTCTTCCAGGTGTGCCACGGCCCctgtctgctgctgctctcgCATCTCTTCAAGATCGAATCCATCTGCGACCTGTCGGCCAAGACGGTTGACCACTGCGCAGCCAAGTTCTTCGTGCCTCACAAGACCACCACGCCGCAAGAAGTAATCGACCATCCGAACGTCGAGGTGGTCTTCATCCTCACCTCCGATGACAGCCACGCCCCGCTAGCCCTTGCCAGCCTCAAGGCCGGCAAGAATGTCTTCATCGAGAAGCCCGTCTCCCTGTCCCTGCCCTCGGTACAGTCCATCATcgacgccgagaaggacgCACCCGGCGGAGCCCGCGTCTTCGTGGGCTATATGCGTCGCTATGCCCCGAGCTACCTGCAAGCCTTTAAACGCGAGATTGCTACCATCCCCAAGATCCTCTACGCCCGCGTCCGCGACTTCAGCGGACCCAACGCACAGTTCGTGAACCAGAGCGGCACCTTCCAGGTTAAGAACGCCGACCACCCCCCCAGCGCGACCAAAGAACGCAACACGCGTTTGGCCGCTCTCTTCGCGGAAGCGTTTCCGAACCAGGAGATCAccgacgagatgaagaggtACTGCTGCTTCCTCGGCAGCTTGGGCTCCCACGATATCTCCCTCATGCGCGAGACCCTGGGCTTCCCTGAAAAGGTCGACGGCGTGTCCGTCAACGACCCGTTCTACAGCGCTATCATGACATTCCGCAACCAGGACGGCTCGACCTACTCCACCACCTACGAGAGCGGCATTGATGAGATCCCCATCTTTGATGCCCACATCGCCGTCTATGGCGCCAAGAAGAGAGTGACCATCAAG TACGACAGCCCGTACGTCAAGGGTCTGCCCATTTAcgtcgaggtggaagagctgAATGAGCAGGGTGAGATTCAACGTCGTACCATGGTATCGTCGTATGAGGACGCATACACAGCTGAGCTCCAGGAGCTGCATGAGGCCTTTGCCCACGGCAAGACTATCAAGACGACGGTGGAGGACGCGAAGCAGGACCTCCAGATCTACGACATGATGTACAAGAGGTGGGGTGTTAACTAG
- a CDS encoding uncharacterized protein (ID:PFLUO_000760-T1.cds;~source:funannotate) — MCESQNWLAKYYPDSNADSEIDGLLYPLSANAEGMFLYARVVLDSLEQMNSLEEIRRELKALPKDINVAYDRVFQRINNLYPRPRQQCKKILGWIGCAPTPLSTLEMEQAISITQDPKDETDDAPNKFFGPNFVRLCGPIVEVMDEKLVFVHFTVQDVLDPELDDEEIQGNILCGEYRLFNYASFYWPKLLHTISSTDETIPTRLSDRASDDDIDLAKLLGKAARQCRNYNLQSFMKKPSSLYRNDYVKRRVPDGYQMVCATFQFHMDEKRWGWNWSNSKIFTSE, encoded by the exons ATGTGCGA GTCTCAAAATTGGCTCGCCAAATATTATCCTGACTCGAACGCGGACTCGGAAATTGACGGTCTCCTCTACCCCTTGTCAGCAAACGCAGAAG GCATGTTCTTGTACGCGCGCGTTGTTTTGGATAgcctggagcagatgaacagTCTTGAAGAAATTCGACGAGAACTCAAAGCACTTCCAAAAGATATTAACGTGGC ATATGATCGTGTGTTCCAGAGAATCAACAATCTTTATCCGCGGCCACGACAACAATGCAAGAAGATATTGGGCTGGATTGGCTGTGCACCAACACCTCTCTCAACCCTAGAGATGGAACAAGCAATATCTATCACTCAAGACCCAAAGGATGAAACTGATGACGCCCCCAATAAGTTTTTCGGGCCCAATTTTGTCCGACTGTGCGGGCCCATCGTTGAGGTCATGGACGAAAAACTGGTTTTTGTTCATTTCACTGTTCAAGA TGTATTGGATCCGGagctcgacgacgaggaaatTCAAGGTAATATACTCTGCGGTGAATATCGCTTATTCAACTACGCAAGCTTCTACTGGCCGAAGTTACTCCACACCATCAGTAGTACTGACGAGACAATTCCAACGCGGTTGTCCGATCGCGCTAGCGACGATGATATTGATTTGGCGAAATTGCTTGGCAAAGCTGCCCGACAATGCAGGAATTATAATTTGCAGAGCTTCATGAAGAAACCGAGTTCACTTTATCGGAACGATTATGTCAAGAGACGTGTGCCGGATGGCTATCAAATGGTCTGTGCGACGTTCCAGTTTCATATGGACGAGAAGCGCTGGGGTTGGAATTGGAGCAACAGTAAGATTTTCACCAGTGAATAA
- a CDS encoding uncharacterized protein (ID:PFLUO_000759-T1.cds;~source:funannotate) has translation MAGFVAAFANPLNYVGGVSFSPDRDILDLSGKVVLVTGGNGGLGKETILQLAKHRPSKIFMGARSESKATEAIESLKSSIPNEVEIIWLPMDLMSTQSIKDAAEQFNAQCQRLDILILNAGVMSLPPGETELGHEIQLGTNHTGHFLLTKLLLPTLLKTAEEPDSDVRVVSLSSVGHNLAPSFDTILNQEKLKKVNTNARYGASKAANILFAAELSRRYPSITSVSVHPGVILTDLYGSISQRSSMIALGTKTLQFFGSSVPEGACNELWAAAGAKKKDLTNGGYYIPVGHLKPHNKYAKSQEMGKRLWEWTEAELKKVNL, from the exons ATGGCAGGATTCGTCGCTGCCTTTGCCAACCCGTTAAATTATGTCGGTGGAGTCAGTTTCAGCCCAGACCGAGACATCCTGGATCTGTCTGGAAAGGTTGTGCTAGTAACAGGCG GAAATGGTGGCCTTGGCAAGGAGACAATTCTGCAGCTAGCCAAACATCGTCCGAGCAAAATTTTCATGGGCGCCCGTTCGGAATCTAAAGCTACAGAGGCCATTGAGTCACTCAAGTCATCCATTCCGAATGAGGTAGAAATCATCTGGCTTCCTATGGACCTGATGTCCACCCAGTCCATTAAAGATGCTGCCGAGCAATTCAACGCCCAATGCCAACGACTTGATATCCTGATTCTCAACGCCGGTGTTATGTCTCTGCCCCCAGGCGAAACAGAATTGGGCCACGAAATCCAACTTGGAACCAACCATACCGGTCATTTTTTACTCACAAAATTGCTGTTGCCGACCCTTCTCAAGACAGCTGAGGAACCTGACTCCGATGTACGCGTTGTGTCACTCTCCTCGGTGGGACATAATCTTGCTCCCTCATTCGACACAATTTTGAACCAAGAAAAGCTCAAAAAAGTCAATACCAATGCTCGATATGGCGCATCCAAAGCGGCCAACATCCTTTTTGCTGCCGAACTAAGCCGTCGCTATCCATCGATCACGTCTGTTTCTGTTCACCCGGGCGTTATCCTGACAGACCTATACGGTTCCATTAGTCAGCGCTCATCCATGATTGCCCTGGGCACCAAAACATTGCAATTTTTTGGGTCATCGGTTCCTGAAGGTGCATGTAATGAATTGTGGGCGGCTGCTGGTgcgaaaaagaaagacctCACCAATGGAGGATATTATATCCCTGTTGGGCATTTGAAACCGCACAATAAGTATGCGAAAAGCCAAGAAATGGGCAAACGATTGTGGGAGTGGACGGAAGCTGAGCTGAAGAAAGTCAACTTGTGA
- a CDS encoding uncharacterized protein (ID:PFLUO_000758-T1.cds;~source:funannotate) — translation MSSSFDPHNVNLSSVDFAKVVCWVQNSGNDYDGMLGARISSIFVIFAISTAVTFFPVVAKRIPRLKIPLYVYLFARYFGTGVIIATAFVHLLDPAYSEIGPNSCVGMTGNWAEYSWPPAIALTSTIVVFLMDFGAELYVESKYGIMKEPPVGIVQETHEHEPSEEVPTTSLKTKQDSAWDTSDFSDSAAAERSFQQQIAALLILEFGVIFHSVIIGLNLGVVGSEFKTLYPVLVFHQSFEGLGIGARMSAIPFKRNSWLPWILCMMYGLTTPISIAIGLGLRTTYNPNSNTANIVSGVLDSISAGILIYTGLVELLARDFLFDPCRTNNRKRLTFMTVCTVLGAGIMALIGKWA, via the coding sequence ATGTCTTCCTCATTTGATCCTCATAACGTAAATCTGAGCTCAGTGGACTTCGCCAAAGTGGTCTGCTGGGTCCAGAACTCCGGAAATGACTACGATGGCATGCTTGGTGCTcgcatttcttccatttTTGTTATCTTTGCCATCTCGACAGCGGTTACCTTCTTCCCTGTGGTCGCGAAACGAATCCCGCGCCTGAAGATTCCTCTCTATGTGTATCTATTTGCTCGTTACTTCGGTACAGGTGTGATCATTGCCACAGCATTTGTGCATTTGTTGGATCCTGCCTACTCAGAGATTGGTCCTAACAGCTGTGTTGGAATGACGGGCAACTGGGCGGAGTACTCTTGGCCCCCCGCCATCGCACTGACGTCGACCATCGTGGTGTTCCTCATGGACTTTGGCGCAGAGCTATATGTTGAGTCAAAATATGGAATCATGAAAGAACCCCCAGTTGGTATTGTTCAAGAGACACACGAGCATGAACCCTCCGAGGAAGTTCCAACTACGTCACTCAAGACAAAGCAAGACTCGGCATGGGACACTTCAGACTTTTCCGACTCTGCGGCAGCGGAGAGATCGTTCCAGCAACAGATAGCCGCCCTCCTCATTCTTGAATTCGGTGTCATCTTTCATTCGGTGATCATCGGCCTGAATCTTGGAGTTGTCGGCAGCGAGTTCAAAACTCTGTACCCGGTGCTCGTGTTCCACCAGAGCTTCGAAGGATTGGGTATTGGAGCCAGAATGTCCGCTATTCCTTTCAAGCGAAACAGCTGGCTTCCTTGGATCCTATGCATGATGTACGGTTTAACCACGCCCATTTCCATTGCAATTGGACTAGGCCTGCGAACGACATACAATCCCAATTCGAATACTGCGAACATAGTGTCTGGAGTCCTCgactccatctccgccggtATCTTGATCTACACCGGGCTTGTTGAACTGCTAGCTCGGGACTTTTTGTTTGATCCTTGTCGCACGAACAACAGGAAACGCTTGACATTTATGACTGTGTGCACAGTACTAGGCGCTGGGATCATGGCACTTATCGGGAAGTGGGCATag